CTTGGTCAGAAAGAATTGCACAATCATTTGTTTTGCGTCATCCCGGCTCAGTAACTTATGATAAATACATGACAAAAAATAATTGGAATTATGAGCAAGGCGTTATGCTTGAAGCAATGAAAAAAATGTATGAATTTACCGGCGATTTACAATATTATAAATTCATTAAAGAAAATATTAATCAATTTGTTAATGATAATGGTGAAATTAAAACTTATAAAATTTCAGAGTTTAATATAGATCACATCAATGCCGGAAGGGCTTTGCTGTATTTGTATGAAAATGAAAAATTAGAAAAATATAAATTTGCAATTGATTCTTTACGAAAACAAATTGAATTACATCCAAGAACGTTAAGTGGAGGATTTTGGCATAAAAAAATTTATCCATATCAAATGTGGCTTGATGGACTTTTTATGGCTCAACCTTTTTATGCAAATTATTCACAACAATTTAAAGAAGATAATTTTGATGATATTTTCAAGCAATTTAATTTGATGTATGAAAAAACTTTTGATGAAAAAACCGAATTACTTCATCATGCATGGAATGAAAATAAAGAACAAAAATGGGCAGATAAAGTAACCGGAAAATCTCAACATTTTTGGGGAAGATCAATCGGCTGGTATTTAATGGCAATTGTGGAAACACTTGATATTATTGATGAAAATGATAGTCGTAGAAATAATTTAATAAATATTTTGCAAAATGTTTCTGAAGCATTGTTAAAATTTAGAGATTGCAAAACCGGTTTATGGTATCAAATAATTGATATGCCCGAACGAGAAGGAAATTATTTGGAAGCTTCATGTGCAGCAATGTTTACTTATGTCTTTGCAAAAGGTGTAAATAAAAATTATTTGGATAAAAAGTTTTTAGTTATTGCAAAAGAGAATTTTTATTCAATAATTGAATATCATGTTAAAATTGATGAGAACGGTTTTGTAAATCTTTTTAATACTTGTGCTGCTGCCGGATTAGGCGGAAAGCCTTATCGCGATGGTTCTTTTGCATATTACATCAGTGAACCAACACGAATAAATGATTTTAAAGGTTACGGTCCGCTTATTTATTCTGCAATTGAATTAGAGAAAGCAAAAGTTTTGAGTAAATAATTTTTATGAAATTTATTACAGAAATAAAATGACAAGTAAATCAATAAGATTAAGTGATATAGCGGAGAAATTAAATGTTTCTACCGTAACGGTTTCCAAAGCTTTAAGAAATCATCCGGATATTTCTCCTCAGACAAAGAAAATGATTTCAAAAGCTGCTGCCGAAATGGGATATACTCCGAATTTCATGGCAAGAAATTTATCATCAAGAAAATCCAATACAATTGGAATTGTTGTTCCCAAAATTGCACATTTCTTTTTTGGATCAATCATTGAATCAATATATGATATTGCATTTAAAAACGGTTATGAAATTATTTTAACTGTTTCTCAAGAAAACGAAGAACGAGAAAAAAAACATATTCAAACTCTACTTTCTATGCGGGTTGATGGAATTATAATTTCAATTTCACAAGAAACAAAAAATTATGAAATTTTTGAAACTGTTAAATCCCGCGGAATACCAATTGTATTCATTGATAGAATTCCGCAAATCCCCAATATTGATACCGTTTTTGTTGATGATAGAGGCGGTGCATTTAGAGCTGTTGAACATATTATAAAATTAGGATACAAAAAAATTGGGCACTTTGCCGGTTATTCGGAAATTAATATTGGTCGACAAAGATATCTTGGATTTGAGGATTCAATGAAAAAATATAATCTTCCAATTAAAAAAGAGTGGGTTTGTCATGGTGGGTTTGGAGAAAAATATGGTTACGATGCATTCATGAGATTATATAAAGAAAATAATTTACCTGATGTAATTTTCTCAGTTACTTATCCAGTTGCGCTTGGAATTTATATGGCAGCAAGTGAAGTTAATGTAAGAATTCCGGATGAGATTGATGTTATTTGTTTTGGTGATGCAAAAGTTCAAAAGTTTCTTTCACCACCGTTGAGTTGTATTACTCAACCGACAAATTTAATTGCAGAGAAATCGATGGAAATTTTATTAAATAGAATTAATTATCCCGAAGAAAAACCTAGTCAAAATATTGAAATTCCAACAGAATTGGTTATTCGCGGAACTTGTAAAACATTTAATAAAAAATGATCAATTCCAACAATTATATTGAAATAAAACAAAATACAATTTATCTAAGTTTTGTATTGCTTTTAATTTTTATTTGCTTTAGTTGTTCAACAAATTCAATTGAACAAAATATCGATTGGAATTATGCTAACGAAATAATTTCGCAAATTGAAATTCCAAAATTTCCGAAAAAAAATTATAATGTAATAGAATTCGGTGCAAAATCAGATTTATTATTTGATAGCAAATTAGCTATACAGAATGCGATTGATAAATGCAATGAAAATGGAGGCGGAAAAGTTATAATTCCAGAGGGAAAATATTTTTGCGCCGGATCAATATTTATAAAAAGTGATGTAAATCTTCATCTTGAAAAAGATTCAGAGATTATTTTTAGTACAAACTCAAGAGATTATCTTCCACTTGTTTTGTCACGTTGGGAAGGAGTTGAGTTATATAATTACTCGGCACTTATTTATGCAAAGGATCAAAAAAATATTGCAATTACCGGTGAAGGAATTTTAAATGGAAATTCCAACAATAAAAATTGGTGGTGGTGGAAAGGTAAAAAAGAATATGGATTTAAAGATGGAATGCCGTCTCAGCTTGATAGTTTAAACCGACCATTATTGCTTAAAATGAATAATAAAAATATAAATCTTGAACAAAGAATTTTTGGTGAAGGAAAATATTTGCGACCAAATTTTCTTCAAACAATAAATTGTAAAGATATATTGATTGAAAATGTAACTTTTCTTGATTCACCAATGTGGTTTTTGAATCCGGTTCTTTCAGAAAATATTACAGTTAGAGGAATTACTGTTAAAGGCAAAGGACCTAATAATGACGGGCTTGATCCTGAATCATGTAAAAATGTTTTAATCGAAAATTGCGATTTTGATACTGGTGATGATTGCATTGCCATTAAATCTGGAAGAAATAATGACGGAAGAAGAATCAATATTCCATCGGAAAATATTGTTATTAGAAATTGTAAAATGAAAGACGGACACGGAGGAATTGTAATCGGCAGTGAAATTTCCGGTGGGTGTAAAAATATTTTTGTAGAAAATTGCAAAATGGATAGTCCTAATTTAGAACGGGCACTTCGTCTCAAGACCAATAAATTTCGCGGTGGAATTATAGAGAACATTTTTATGAAAGATTGCACAATCGGTGAAGTTTTCGAAGCTGTTGTAAAATTAAATTTAAAATATGATGAAAAAACTGAAAGTGGTGATATTCACTTTCCCATTGTAAAAAATATTTTTATAGAAAATATAAATAGTAAAAAAAGTAAATACGCGTTTTATTTTGATGGTTTGGAACAATCGCAAATTGAAAATATTTATATTAAAAATTCCAACTTAAACGGCGTATCAGAAAAAAGTATTCTTAATAATGTGAAAAATATTTCAATGGAAAATGTTTTTATAAATAATGATATATATAAAAATTAAAATGGTGAAGAAATGATCAAAAATATTGCCAAAATTATTTTGTTAATTATTTTATCAATAAATATTTCTGCCCAAAATACAGAATTTAATCTTTATGAAGAAATAAACATTGATGTTACTAATCCCACAAATATTGAGCGAAATGATGAATTGGTTTCGATCTATATCGATGATCTGAAAACGGTTAGAAGTAATTTCAACAAAGAAGCATTTATAATTTATCAAAACGAGAATGAAATTCCTTCTCAGCTTAATAACGATGATTTTGCATGCAACTTAATTTTTGTATACAATTTCAAACCGAATGAATCAAAAACATTTTCAGTGAAATATTTAGAAAATGGAAAATTAAGAAGAGATTATAAAAATAGAACTTATGCTGAATTAGCAATGAAGTTTGATGCAATTTACAAGGATAAAAAATTTAACGGAGATCGTTTTCAAAATTTTACAAAAGTTGTAGTTCCAAAAATACATACAGACCACGATGCTCTATTTAAATATGAAGGTCCAGGTTGGGAATCGGAAAAAGTTGGCTATAGATTTTATCTCGATTGGAGAAATGCGACTGATATTTTCGGGAAAAAAAATAATGAATTAATTTTGCACAAAGTCGGAATTAATGATGTAATTGCAAACGATGATTCATATCATAATATGCAAGAATGGGGAATGGATATTTTTAAAGTCGGCAATAGTTTGGGAATTGGTTCAATTGGAATGATGAATAATAATAAAATTGAAATGTTACACAAAACCGATGATGTAATTTGCGAAATAACTCATAACGGACCAATACTTTCCGAAGTGAAAACAAATTATAAAGGCTGGCTTGTTGGTGAAAATAAATTTGATGTTGTTTCAAAATATTCTATTTCTGCCGGAAGCAGAATTACAAAATCGAATTTGCTAGTTTATGAAAATGCAGAAAATATTACAACTGGTTTAGCAAAACATGCTAATGCTGAGTTTATTAAATCAAATCAAAATGGCGATTGGAATTATTTTGCACTCTATGGAAATCAAACTTTAAATAATGATAATGTTGGGATTGTTCTATTTTATAAAAATTCTGATTTAATAAATCAAGGTGAAGATGAATTAAATTATTTCGTTTCGTTAAAACCCAACAATAAAAAAGTTGAATATGCCATTGCAGCCGCATGGGAGCTTGAGAAGAACGGAATTAAAAATAAAATAGAATTCGAAAAATATATAAATGATGAATTAACAAAATTGAATAATCCATTAAAAGTTGAAATAAAATAGAGAATTTAAATGAGTGAATTTATTTTGAATGAAGACAGATTTTTTGATGCGAATCCGGCAATTAGAAATATTGCTCGTGAATTATATTTTGAAGTAAAAGATTTACCAATTGTAAGTCCGCACGGACATGTTGAACCAAAAATATTTGTTGAAAATAAACCTTTTCCAAATCCAACCGAATTATTTATAACTCCAGATCATTATGTTTTTAGAATGTTATATTCGCAAGGAATTTCTTTAGAAGAATTGGATATTCCTCAAAAAGATGGAAGCAGATTAGGAAAGGATCCAAGAAAAGTATGGCAGATTTTTGCTGAAAATTATTTTTTATTTGCGGGAACGCCCTCCGGCGTTTGGTTAGATTATGAATTTAACAAAGTGTTTGGAATCAAAGAAAAATTAAACGGAAGAAATGCTCAGAAAATTTATGATGATATTAATGAAAAATTACAAACTCCGGAATTTTTACCAAGAAATTTATTTAAGCAGTTTAAAATAGAAGTTTTATCTACTACTGATGCTGCAACTGATCAATTGGAAAATCATAAGAAAATTAAAGAATCCGGTTGGGAAGGAAAAATTGTTCCGTGTTTTAGACCGGATGGACTTACAAATCTTTTAAATCCAAATTGGAAAAATGAAATTGCTGAACTTGAAAAATTAACATCACTCGAAATAAATAATTATAAAAATTTCATTTCTGCTCTTGAAATGAGAAGAGAATATTTCAAGAAAAATGATGCTACATCTACTGATCATGGAGTTGTTTCACCAAATACACATAAGTTAAGCCAAAATGAAGCCGATGAAATATTTTCGCGTGCATTACAAAATAATGTGAACGAAAAAGACGCTAATTTATTTACTGCAAATATGTTGATGGAAATGGCACGTATGAGTTGTGAAGATGGTTTAACAATGCAGATTCATGCGGGTTCAAATCGAAATCATAATAAATTAATTTTTGATAAATATGGCGCTGATAAAGGCTGCGATATTCCGAAGCAGACAGAGTACACAAATAATTTACAAGAATTGTTGAACACTTACGGTAATAATCAAAATTTTACGGTAATTGTTTTTACGCTTGATGAAACAAATTATGCAAGAGAATTAGCGCCGCTTGCCGGACATTATCCCGCAATGAAATTAGGCCCAGCATGGTGGTTTCATGATAGTATTGAAGGCATGACTCGTTACCGCCAAAATATTACGGAAACAGCCGGTTTTTATAATACGGTAGGATTTAATGATGATACTCGTGCGTTTGTTTCTATTCCAGCACGACATGATGTTGCTCGTAGAGTTGATTCAAATTTCTTAGCCGGATTGGTTGCCAAACATATTATCAGCATTGGTGATGCACAAATATTAATTAAAGAATTAACTTATAATTTGGTTAAAAAAGCATATAAATTATAAAGGTATGAAAATGATATTGGATAAAATTATTGAGTTAAAAGAAGCTGCAAAAAATGGTAATAATGATTTATTGAAGTTAGAAAATTTAATTGGCGAAGAAATATTTATCTATCCCAAATCTATAAATCATTTAGGAGAAGTAACGTTTTTTATTGGAAAGAAAAATAACGAGAAATATCTTTTTTTAGGTTGCAAAAATAATTCAGAATTTATGGAGAATTTTGAAGGTAATAATTACGATTTGTCTGATATAAATATTTTACTAAAACAATGTCCGTTAAATCATAATAATGCAATTCAGCTTCAAAAAATATTTCCTTTTACAAAACCAATTTTATTGGGTCTATCAAATTCATTTGGACTTGGCGATAGAATTGGCTTAGCAAATCCGGCTCACATTCGAGCTTTAGAAGGAAGTGATTTTAAACCAATTATTGCTCAGCAATCAATTCGTGAATTAACAAGAACTCAAAGAACTCCAGATGAAGTTATGGATGCGGCAATCTGGGCAGTTTTTCAAGAAGGTTATAAAAACGGATTTGGTGCAGATGCAGATCATTTAAAAACTATTGAAGATATTGACTTGATGATCAATGCCGGATTTACAATGTTTACATTTGATCCCGGTGAATTTGTTATAAATGAAGCAGATTCTATTTCAATTGATGAGCTTGAGAAAAAATCAAATGATTTAAATTGGGAAAAATTAGAAGATACTTTTTCAAATTTAATAAATCGTTATTCTCACATTGAATTCGATTTGAAGGAAGGATTGATTATTCATCCCACTTATGAAAATGTTCTTCGAGCTATTGTAAAATATGGAAATGCAATTGCTCACATCAAATATTTATTTGATCATTTGAGCAAAAAATATTCTCATCTTCCATATGAGGTTGAAATATCAGTGGATGAAACCGAATCTGTAACTACTCCATTTGAGCATTTCTTTATGGTTTCTGAGTTAAACAGATTGGGAGTAAAAATAATTAGTCTCGCTCCAAGATTTATTGGAGATTTTGAAAAGGGAATTGATTATAAAGGTGATATTGAAATTTTCAAACAAGAATATTTAAAGCATGTGAAAATTGCAGAATATTTTGGGTCATATAAAATAAGTTTACATTCCGGAAGTGATAAATTTACTGTGTATAAAGCAATTGGTCAGCTCAAGCGAGGATTTACACATGTTAAAACTGCCGGTACAAGTTATCTGGAAGCTTTAAAAGTTGTGGCTTTTGCTCAACCAAACGAATTTAGAAAAATATTAGATTTTGCCAGAATTGAATTTGAAAAAGAAAAACATTCGTATCATGTTTCCGCTATTTTAGAAAATATTCATTCATCAGAAAATTATACAAATGAGCAACTGCTCGAATTGTTTTGTCAAAATGATGCAAGACAAGTTCTTCATGTAACATTTGGCAAAACGCTTACCACATTGGATGAAAACGGAGATTCATTATTTAAAGATACTATTTTAAAATGCCTAAAGGAGAATGAAGAAGTTCATTATAAATATTTAATTAACCATTTTAGAAATCATTTAAATCCATTTAAATAATATGACGCGAGAAGAAATTAGAAATAAAATTATTGCGAGAAAAGTTGTTGCGGTTATAAGAATGAAAAATTCTTCGCAATTATTAAAAGTTATAGAAGCGATTAAAATTGGCGGAGTTTCTGGAATTGAATTAACGATGACTATCCCAAATGCAATTCAATCAATTGAAATTGCGAACAAAGAATTTGGTGATGAAATATTATTAGGAGTTGGATCAGTTACAAATTCTCAAACCGCAATTGATGCAATAAATGCCGGTGCAAAATTTGTTGTTTCACCTATTTATAAACCGGATGTTGTCCAAACTGTAATTGATAAAAATTTAGTAGTAATTCCAGGATGCTTTTCACCAACAGAAATACAAACTGCATATGAACAAGGTGCGGATTTTGTAAAAATATTTCCAGCAGATAATTTGGGAATGAGTTTTATTAAATCAATAAAAGCTCCGTTGCCACATTTAAAAGTAATTCCAACTGGAGGTGTAACATTGACAAACGCCATCGATTGGATAAACCACGGTGCAAGTGCTGTTGGTATTGGCTCAGCGCTGGTTGATAATAAAGCAATTGAAAATAATGATTTTTTAACTCTCACAAATAATGCTATAAAACTTTGTGAAAATCTGGGAATTAATTAGGGAAAATTATGCAAAAATATTCATTCGAAGATTTAAACGAAAAAGTTTGTGTATTAACCGGCGGCGGTGGAATAATTGGAGCAGTTCTTGCAAAAGGTTTAGCAAGCGTTGGTGTTAAACTTGCAATTCTTGATATTAAAAAAGAATTAGCAGATAATGTTGCAAATGAAATTAACAATATTTATCATACTGATTCTATTGGAGTTGAAGCAAATGTATTAGATAAATCATCTTTAGAAAATGCTAAGAAAATTGTATTAAAAAAATTTGGAAAGATTGATATTCTGATTAATGGAGCCGGCGGAAATTCTCCAAATGCAACAACAAAAGATGAATTTATAACTGATGAAAATATTAATTCTTTGAATGATACTTTTTTTGGGTTAGAACTTGAAGGATTTCAAAAAGTATACAATTTAAATTTTCTTGGTACACTTTTGCCAACTATGGTTTTTGCAAAAGAAATGGTAGAAAAAAAATCCGGAGTTATTCTAAATATTTCTTCAATGAATTCTTTTAGGCCATTAACAAAAATACCAGCGTATTCTGCAGCTAAATCATCTATAAATAATTTTACGGAATGGCTTGCTGTTCATTTTGCAAAAATGAATGTTAGAGTTAATGCAGTTGCACCGGGATTTTTTCTTACAAATCAAAATAGATTTTTACTTATTGATGAAAAGACAAATGAACTTACACAAAGAGGTAAAAAAATTATTGATAATACACCTATGGGAAAATATGGTGAACCGGAAGATTTAATCGGCGGAACTTTATTTTTGCTTTCAGATATTTCCAGTTTTATTACGGGAATTGTTTTACCGATTGATGGCGGATTTAATATTTATAGTGGTGTTTAAAAATAAAATGGAAAATAAATGAGTATAGAATTAAAAAATAATTACAAATATTCTTTGGTTGTGCCCACAAGTATGGGTGTTAGAATTACACCGGCGAATGGTCAGCCGGTTCATAGCAGCGAACAGTTTACTTTATATGTTACCAGTGCAGAAACAAACGTTGCAAGTATTGCTTCATATTTAGGAATGCCGGTAAAAGTCTTAACAACTTTTGTAAAAGATAGCCCAATTGCAAAAATTATTAAATCAAATATAAAATCTAGAAATATGGATTTTGAAGGCAAAGAAATTTCACAAGACGGTCCTTGGGGATATCGTCATCAATTTAATATTGCAGATAGCGGAATTGGCTCGCGCGGACCTAGAGTTCACAATGATAGAGCTGGAGAAGTTGGTCGAACTTTAAACGCAAAAGATTTTGATCTTGAAAAGATATTTAATAAAGATGGAGTTCAAATTTTACATTTATCCGGATTGATTGCAGCGCTTTCTCCGGAGACAAGTAATTTTTGTTTGGAGTTAGCAAGAGCAGCAAAAAAGTATGGAACTAAAATATCATTTGATCTAAATTATCGCGCATCGTTTTGGAAAGGAAGAGAAAAAGAATTATCATCAGCATTTTCTGAAATTGCTTCAGTGTCAGATATTCTAGTTGGTAATGAAGAAGATTTTCAACTTTGTTTAAATATTGAAGGACCGGAAGCTGGTGGAAAAGGTTTGGAAAAAAAAATCGAAAGCTTTAAAGAAATGATAAATAAAGTGAAAGCTAAATATCCAAATACTTCAGTTTATGCAACAACTCTTCGTGAAGTTGAAAATGCCAATAAACATTTGTGGGGAGCAATTATGCTTGAGGGTGAAAATTGGCATATTGTAAACCCAAGAGAAATAAGTGTGTTAGATAGAATTGGCGGCGGAGATGGATTTGTCGGTGGATTGATTTATGGAATTCTGAAAAATTGGGAACCGGAAAAATGGATTCAATTCGGCTGGGCTTCCGGTGCTTTGGCAACAACATTTTTGACCGATTATGCCCAACCGGCAGATGAGGAAATGGTTTGGAGTGTTTGGGAAGGAAATGCTAGAGTTAAAAGATAGTATTTAAACATAAAATGATGGAAAGGTAAGTATAAATGTTATTGTTTGCTCGCGGATCAGAAAATGATGTTCTTGATTCACAAATATTGAGGGAAGCGCTTTTTACTTCTTTTGAAAAATTAGGAAATAAAAATAAAGTTCTTGCTATACCTCCCGATTTTACTCGTTATCATTCACGTGCCGGTGAACTTACAACCATTTCATATGAATATTATAAGAAAAATTTAACTGATATTCTTCCTGCGCTTGGAACTCATTTTGCAATGACGGAAAAAGAAATTGATAAAATGTTTCCGGGAATTCATCATAATTTATTTCGAGTTCATAATTGGAGAAATGATTTAGTTACATTGGGAAAAGTTCCATCGGAATATATAAAAAATGTTTCTGAAGGAAAAGTTGATTATGATTGGCCAGCTCAAGTAAACAAACTTTTAGTTGAAGGAAATTTCGATTTAATTCTTTCAATCGGACAAGTAGTTCCACATGAAGTTGTGGGTATGGCAAATTATAATAAAAATATATTTGTCGGAACCGGCGGAGCTGAAGGTATTAATAAAAGTCATTTCCTTGGTGCTGCATATGGAATGGAACGAATGATGGGCAGAGCTGATACACCGGTGAGAAAAGTTTTAAATTATGCATCAGATAATTTTGCTAATCAACTACCAATTATTTATGTGCAGACGGTTATTGGTAAAGATGAAAATGGTAAATTAGTTGTAAGAGGATTATATATTGGAGATGATTTTGAATGTTTTAAACTTGCTGCAGAATTATCTTTAAAAGTAAATTTTCAAATGCTGGATAATCCATTAAAAAAAGTCATAGTTTTTTTAGATCCATCAGAATTTAAATCAACTTGGCTTGGTAATAAAAGTATTTACAGAACCCGCATGGCTATTAAAGATGATGGTGAATTAATTGTACTTGCTCCGGGTTTAAGAGAATTTGGTGAAGATCCCGGGATAGATAAATTAATTAGAAAATATGGATATGTAACAACTCCCGAAGTTTTGGAGTTAGTAAAAAAAAATGATGACCTAAAAAATAATCTAAGTGCAGCTGCACATTTAATTCACGGTTCTTCAGAAGGAAGATTTAAAATTACTTACTGTCCCGGAAATATTTCTCAAAAAGAAATTGAAAGCGTAAATTTTAATTATGCTGATCTTAATGAAATGTTAAATATTTATAATCCAGAAAACCTAAAAGATGGTTTTAACACTATGCCAAATGGAGAAGAAATCTTTTTCATCTCAAACCCCGCTTTAGGTTTGTGGGCATGGAAAAATAAATTTATTGATTAAAAATAAAGATATCTCAATTGCAAAATCGCTGATTCGATATGAAAAGAGGAGTTGTCATTTCGAATCCGTTGGCTAACAGATGAGGAATCTCGTTTATAAAAAAAATTATGGTAAAAAAAATAAAAATTATTGCAGATGATAAAATTCCATTTCTAGAAGGAGTGCTTGAACCCTTTGCTGATATTGAATATTATCCTGGTAAAGAAATTACAAATAGAATTATAAAAAATGCAGATGCATTAATTACTCGTACAAGAACAAAGTGTAACAAAGATTTTCTTGATGGATCAACAATAAAATTAATTACAACTGCTACAATCGGTTATGATCATATCGATACAAAATATTGTGATGAAATTAATATAAAATGGGTAAACGCACCCGGATGCAATTCATCGTCTGTTATGCAATATATTACTTCTGCATTATTAACCATTGCGAAAAAAGAAAGTATAAATTTAGAAGAAAATACAATTGGAATTATTGGTGTTGGTAATGTTGGAAGTAAAATTCAAAAAGTTGCAGAAATTTTGGGAATGAAAATATTGTTAAATGATCCACCACGAGAAAGAAAAGAAGGAAGCGAAAAATTTTCCTCACTAAAAAAAATAATTGCTGAAGCAGATATTATTACTTTTCATGTGCCGTTAAATAAAGTTGGGATTGATAAAACATATCATTTAGCAGATGATAATTTTTTCAATCAACTAAAGAAAAAACCAATAATCATAAATTCTTCTCGGGGCGAAGTTGTTGAAACCAATGCTTTAAAATCTGCAATAAAAAATAAAAAAATTAGTAATGTAATTTTAGATGTTTGGGAAAATGAACCAAATATTGATTTGGAATTATTAGATCTAATT
The nucleotide sequence above comes from Ignavibacteriota bacterium. Encoded proteins:
- a CDS encoding sugar kinase, with the protein product MSIELKNNYKYSLVVPTSMGVRITPANGQPVHSSEQFTLYVTSAETNVASIASYLGMPVKVLTTFVKDSPIAKIIKSNIKSRNMDFEGKEISQDGPWGYRHQFNIADSGIGSRGPRVHNDRAGEVGRTLNAKDFDLEKIFNKDGVQILHLSGLIAALSPETSNFCLELARAAKKYGTKISFDLNYRASFWKGREKELSSAFSEIASVSDILVGNEEDFQLCLNIEGPEAGGKGLEKKIESFKEMINKVKAKYPNTSVYATTLREVENANKHLWGAIMLEGENWHIVNPREISVLDRIGGGDGFVGGLIYGILKNWEPEKWIQFGWASGALATTFLTDYAQPADEEMVWSVWEGNARVKR
- a CDS encoding DUF2088 domain-containing protein, which codes for MLLFARGSENDVLDSQILREALFTSFEKLGNKNKVLAIPPDFTRYHSRAGELTTISYEYYKKNLTDILPALGTHFAMTEKEIDKMFPGIHHNLFRVHNWRNDLVTLGKVPSEYIKNVSEGKVDYDWPAQVNKLLVEGNFDLILSIGQVVPHEVVGMANYNKNIFVGTGGAEGINKSHFLGAAYGMERMMGRADTPVRKVLNYASDNFANQLPIIYVQTVIGKDENGKLVVRGLYIGDDFECFKLAAELSLKVNFQMLDNPLKKVIVFLDPSEFKSTWLGNKSIYRTRMAIKDDGELIVLAPGLREFGEDPGIDKLIRKYGYVTTPEVLELVKKNDDLKNNLSAAAHLIHGSSEGRFKITYCPGNISQKEIESVNFNYADLNEMLNIYNPENLKDGFNTMPNGEEIFFISNPALGLWAWKNKFID
- the pdxB gene encoding 4-phosphoerythronate dehydrogenase PdxB, whose product is MKIIADDKIPFLEGVLEPFADIEYYPGKEITNRIIKNADALITRTRTKCNKDFLDGSTIKLITTATIGYDHIDTKYCDEINIKWVNAPGCNSSSVMQYITSALLTIAKKESINLEENTIGIIGVGNVGSKIQKVAEILGMKILLNDPPRERKEGSEKFSSLKKIIAEADIITFHVPLNKVGIDKTYHLADDNFFNQLKKKPIIINSSRGEVVETNALKSAIKNKKISNVILDVWENEPNIDLELLDLIDIATPHIAGYSADGKANGTSVCVNKINEYFNLGLEKKWYPKNIPLPQNGNEININCSNKQDQELLFEIVEQTYSIVEDDYRLRNSTHTFEKQRGDYPVRREFNNYILNIENCNNDVICKLSKLGFNIK